Proteins from a genomic interval of Streptomyces sp. TLI_235:
- a CDS encoding DNA-binding transcriptional LysR family regulator, whose protein sequence is MNDLGQDLELRLVRYFTVVAAHQHFGRAAADLHVAQPALSRQIQRLEKHLGTRLLDRVPQGTRLTPAGQRFLPRAQALLQAARQAELAVREQAEIERIAIGYVEDLVVTAAVRELRRRYPDAEITTRYLSCRDVGALSDKRVDALIARAPLPLAADDVFATPLYEEPRMLVVPRGHPLADRPSVTAEELAGEEAAPCPFETADWTSYRILGAGVPPVESYEDKLELVASGRAIAVLPVGDRRSSLRPSLVTVPIEGAPSSQVVLASRKGDPNPMIRNLRLVAKAVLTAPAA, encoded by the coding sequence GTGAACGATCTCGGACAGGACCTGGAACTGCGGCTGGTGCGCTACTTCACCGTGGTGGCGGCGCACCAGCACTTCGGCCGGGCCGCCGCCGACTTGCACGTGGCCCAGCCTGCGCTGAGCCGCCAGATCCAACGGCTCGAAAAGCATCTCGGCACACGACTGCTGGACCGCGTACCCCAGGGCACCCGGCTCACTCCGGCAGGCCAGAGGTTCCTCCCCCGGGCCCAAGCCCTGCTGCAGGCCGCCCGCCAGGCCGAACTGGCCGTGCGTGAACAAGCCGAGATTGAACGAATCGCCATCGGCTACGTCGAAGACCTGGTGGTCACTGCCGCCGTACGGGAACTGCGCCGCCGTTACCCGGACGCCGAGATCACCACCCGGTACCTGAGCTGCCGCGACGTCGGGGCGCTGTCCGACAAGCGCGTCGACGCCCTGATCGCGCGGGCCCCGCTGCCGCTCGCCGCCGACGACGTCTTCGCCACCCCTCTGTACGAGGAGCCCCGGATGCTCGTGGTCCCGCGCGGCCATCCCTTGGCCGACCGCCCGTCGGTGACCGCGGAAGAACTGGCCGGCGAGGAGGCGGCGCCGTGCCCGTTCGAGACCGCGGACTGGACTTCCTACCGGATCCTCGGGGCCGGCGTGCCGCCGGTTGAGAGCTACGAGGACAAGCTCGAACTCGTCGCGAGTGGCAGGGCGATCGCCGTGCTACCGGTCGGCGATCGGCGTAGCTCACTGCGTCCCAGCCTCGTCACCGTCCCGATCGAGGGCGCTCCCTCCAGCCAGGTCGTCCTGGCCAGCCGCAAGGGCGACCCGAATCCGATGATCAGGAATCTCCGGCTGGTGGCCAAGGCCGTCCTGACCGCCCCGGCAGCCTGA
- a CDS encoding TetR family transcriptional regulator translates to MADAHTVIWNRPERAAKGPAPSRTRAEITAAAIAIADAEGIEALSMRRVAKELGTGTASLYRYLTSRDDLLDLMLDAVAAEDGSPPAPTGDWRSDLRGLANRSRATFHRHPWMTSLAAGRPSLGPNSLDAIEHALAALDPLGFDIDVMITVVDTLQAFVRGYAIGELAQQEAVRRSGVGIQEWMDAHAPYLDKVVKSGRHPLLARVIRDAELPHAADRAERGFELGLERLLDGWEANLPVRP, encoded by the coding sequence ATGGCCGACGCTCACACGGTGATCTGGAACCGGCCGGAGCGGGCCGCGAAAGGCCCCGCACCCTCACGCACCCGGGCGGAGATCACCGCCGCCGCCATCGCGATCGCCGACGCCGAGGGCATCGAGGCACTGTCCATGCGGCGCGTCGCCAAGGAACTGGGAACGGGCACAGCCTCGCTCTACCGCTACCTGACGTCCAGGGACGACCTGCTCGACCTCATGCTCGACGCCGTAGCGGCCGAAGACGGCAGCCCGCCTGCCCCCACCGGTGACTGGCGCAGCGACCTGCGAGGCCTGGCCAATCGTTCCCGGGCCACCTTCCACCGGCACCCCTGGATGACCTCCCTCGCAGCAGGGCGCCCATCACTTGGACCGAACTCCCTCGATGCCATCGAACACGCACTCGCCGCCCTCGATCCCCTCGGCTTCGATATCGACGTCATGATCACCGTCGTCGACACGCTGCAGGCCTTCGTCCGCGGTTACGCCATCGGCGAGCTCGCCCAACAGGAAGCCGTCCGACGCTCCGGAGTCGGCATCCAGGAATGGATGGACGCCCATGCGCCCTACCTCGACAAAGTCGTCAAGAGCGGGCGCCATCCACTCCTCGCCCGGGTCATTCGCGATGCCGAGCTGCCCCACGCGGCCGACAGGGCCGAGCGCGGGTTCGAACTGGGGCTCGAACGACTCCTCGACGGATGGGAGGCCAACCTCCCGGTCCGGCCCTGA
- a CDS encoding 2-polyprenyl-6-methoxyphenol hydroxylase-like FAD-dependent oxidoreductase, with product MTTPVTIVGAGLGGLTLARVLHLHGIPATIYEAETSADARTQGGQLDIHEYNGRLALEAAGLTDEFRAIIHEGGQALRVLDQHGAVLLDQPDDGTGGRPEVLRGDLRRILINSLPDETIQWGHKLTSVRPLGDGRHELTFADGPTVTTGLLVGADGAWSRIRPLLSDAKPEYVGTSFIETYLYDTDQRHPAAAKAAGDGSLFAVTAGKGILGHREADAVLHTYVALNKPQDWIAAILASPETAAAHVAAEFTGWAPELTALITDGETALAPRPINALPIGHCWDRVPGVTLLGDAAHLMSPFAGEGANLAMFDGAELGKAIASHPDDVEAALAEYEQALFPRSAQFAAESDKNHQLIFGDDAPASLLDLLIGQESTE from the coding sequence ATGACCACTCCCGTCACGATCGTCGGTGCCGGGCTCGGCGGCCTGACCCTCGCACGAGTCCTGCACCTGCACGGCATCCCCGCGACCATCTACGAAGCCGAGACATCAGCGGACGCCCGCACGCAGGGCGGTCAGCTCGACATCCACGAGTACAACGGGCGGCTCGCCCTCGAAGCGGCCGGCCTCACCGACGAGTTCCGCGCGATCATCCACGAAGGCGGTCAGGCCCTGCGCGTGCTCGACCAGCACGGCGCGGTACTGCTCGACCAGCCCGACGACGGCACAGGCGGTCGCCCCGAGGTGCTCCGCGGAGACCTGCGTCGGATCCTCATCAACTCGCTGCCCGACGAGACGATCCAGTGGGGACACAAGCTCACCAGTGTCCGCCCCCTCGGAGACGGTAGGCACGAGCTGACCTTCGCCGACGGACCAACCGTGACGACCGGCCTCCTCGTCGGCGCGGACGGCGCCTGGTCGAGGATCCGGCCGCTGCTCTCCGACGCGAAGCCCGAGTACGTCGGCACGTCGTTCATCGAGACCTACCTGTACGACACCGACCAGCGCCACCCCGCAGCGGCCAAGGCCGCCGGCGACGGTTCCCTGTTCGCCGTCACAGCCGGCAAGGGAATCCTTGGCCACCGCGAGGCCGACGCCGTTCTTCACACCTACGTCGCGCTCAACAAGCCGCAGGACTGGATCGCCGCCATCCTCGCCAGCCCCGAAACGGCGGCAGCCCACGTCGCGGCAGAATTCACCGGATGGGCGCCTGAACTCACCGCACTCATCACGGATGGGGAAACCGCCCTCGCCCCGCGCCCGATCAACGCCCTGCCGATCGGCCACTGCTGGGACCGCGTTCCCGGAGTGACGCTGCTGGGCGACGCCGCCCATCTCATGTCACCGTTCGCCGGAGAGGGCGCCAACCTCGCCATGTTCGACGGCGCCGAACTCGGCAAGGCCATCGCCTCACATCCCGACGACGTCGAAGCCGCCCTTGCGGAGTACGAGCAGGCCCTGTTCCCCCGCAGTGCCCAGTTCGCCGCCGAATCCGACAAGAACCACCAGCTCATCTTCGGCGACGACGCCCCCGCCAGCCTGCTCGACCTGCTCATCGGCCAGGAGTCGACCGAGTGA
- a CDS encoding NADPH:quinone reductase-like Zn-dependent oxidoreductase, whose product MKAIQFHEAGGPEVLQYDEVPVPEIGPGEVLVRVHAAGINPPDWYLREGMKVMPAGMRPALEFPLIPGTDMSGVVQAVAPDVLGFAVGDEVFGMLRFPGFDGRTYAEYVAAPASDLAHKPAGIDHVQAAGAPMAVLTAWQYLVGLGHDVPSVFTGRVHQPVPITPGMTVLVNGAAGGVGHFAVQLAKWKGAHVIAVASGRHEQFLRKLGADEFIDYTRTQAADVVSGVDLVIDTVGGPDSSRFLTVLKRGGTMLPVFFAQYDPEETASLGITVSNIQVRSNGPQLAEIGRLFDEGKLQVGVDSTYPLPEAGSAHTRAAQGHIQGKIVLTVVS is encoded by the coding sequence ATGAAGGCGATCCAGTTCCATGAAGCGGGCGGGCCGGAGGTTTTGCAGTATGACGAGGTGCCGGTTCCCGAGATCGGCCCGGGCGAAGTGCTCGTCCGGGTGCACGCGGCGGGCATCAACCCGCCGGACTGGTACCTGCGTGAGGGGATGAAGGTCATGCCGGCCGGGATGAGGCCGGCGCTGGAGTTCCCCCTGATCCCCGGAACGGACATGTCGGGAGTGGTCCAGGCGGTCGCTCCGGACGTGCTGGGGTTCGCCGTCGGTGACGAGGTCTTCGGCATGCTGCGGTTCCCCGGATTCGACGGCCGGACGTACGCCGAGTACGTGGCCGCGCCGGCTTCGGACCTGGCTCACAAGCCGGCCGGTATCGACCACGTGCAGGCGGCCGGGGCGCCGATGGCCGTGCTGACGGCCTGGCAGTACCTGGTCGGTCTCGGCCACGACGTGCCGTCTGTCTTCACCGGTCGGGTGCACCAGCCGGTGCCGATCACGCCAGGGATGACCGTGCTGGTCAACGGGGCCGCCGGTGGAGTTGGTCACTTCGCGGTGCAGTTGGCGAAATGGAAGGGGGCACACGTAATCGCGGTGGCCTCTGGGCGGCACGAGCAGTTCCTGCGCAAGCTCGGCGCCGATGAGTTCATCGACTACACCAGGACGCAGGCTGCGGACGTGGTCAGCGGTGTCGACCTGGTGATCGACACCGTCGGGGGCCCGGACAGCTCACGCTTCCTGACTGTGCTCAAGCGCGGCGGCACCATGCTTCCGGTGTTCTTCGCCCAGTACGACCCGGAAGAGACGGCGAGTCTGGGTATCACGGTCTCGAACATTCAGGTGCGGTCCAACGGCCCCCAGCTCGCCGAGATCGGGCGCCTGTTCGACGAGGGCAAGCTGCAGGTCGGGGTGGACAGCACCTACCCGCTGCCCGAGGCGGGCAGCGCACACACGCGAGCCGCGCAGGGCCACATCCAAGGCAAGATCGTGCTGACGGTGGTCTCGTGA